In one window of Erythrolamprus reginae isolate rEryReg1 chromosome 1, rEryReg1.hap1, whole genome shotgun sequence DNA:
- the MAPK1IP1L gene encoding MAPK-interacting and spindle-stabilizing protein-like — translation MLAADEFSLSDALPDSSPAKSSSVGNTKPPQQPSQPPQAWPTSSPWNNAPSAPPAAPSGLPPNSSTSNVPFGPPPTGMYPSLPPGAPVPFPPPGSTCPPGAPYPPPGPAPPGQYPPPNMPYPEIPRPYGGPTEPGAPPAAVGAWGSMPTGGWGASVGGQYPAPSVPYPPPGPYSTPTQTPGAAPTVPWGAVPPGPWGPSPPGPYPPPTGSYPAPGMYPTPPNPYQVPPAPAGAPSIPGGPHPYR, via the exons ATGTTAGCGGCTGATGAATTTTCG CTGTCCGATGCTCTACCGGATAGTTCTCCAGCCAAAAGTTCCTCAGTGGGCAATACGAAGCCACCTCAGCAGCCCAGCCAGCCTCCACAAGCCTGGCCAACCTCCAGTCCCTGGAATAACGCACCGAGCGCTCCTCCTGCAGCTCCATCTGGTTTGCCTCCTAACTCATCGACTTCAAACGTGCCTTTTGGACCGCCACCAACAGGAATgtatccttccctcccccctggggCACcagttccttttcctcctcctggtTCTACTTGTCCTCCCGGTGCTCCATATCCACCCCCTGGTCCTGCCCCACCAGGGCAATATCCACCACCCAACATGCCCTACCCAGAGATTCCAAGGCCATATGGGGGTCCCACCGAACCAGGCGCTCCCCCTGCTGCTGTTGGAGCATGGGGATCCATGCCCACTGGAGGGTGGGGAGCCTCAGTTGGAGGACAGTATCCTGCACCTAGTGTGCCATATCCACCTCCAGGGCCATATTCCACTCCCACTCAGACTCCAGGGGCTGCTCCTACAGTGCCATGGGGAGCTGTCCCCCCAGGACCGTGGGGACCTTCGCCTCCCGGCCCATATCCTCCGCCAACAGGATCCTATCCAGCTCCAGGGATGTACCCAACACCACCTAATCCTTACCAAGTGCCACCTGCGCCTGCTGGAGCACCATCCATACCTGGTGGCCCTCAT ccctaccgTTGA